In the genome of Desulfobotulus mexicanus, the window AAGAACGGGTAATATTGTCACGTACATTAAACAGAAGCCGTGTACGGGCAGCCTGTAAAAGGGCGGCAAAGTGTTTTTCCAGATGCCGGTCTCTGCCAAGTCCCGTAGCATGTCTGGAGACATTTTCCAGCAGATTTTTTCTGTGAAGTTCCAGGATTTCATTTTGCAAGTCCCCATTGTTAAGCCTTCGGGCAGCCGTTGTCATCAGCTGAATGCTGTTGTCGATTTTCCCGGATTCTGTTTCTGTATCATCATATAAACTCAGAGCTTTCAGGAGTATTTTTTCTGCGCTGATCGAATCCTTTTCAACAAAAATCCTTGCAAGGGCAGCGAGCTGCTCTGCTTTATCACTTCCATAGAGGCCCTTTTCTATTTTCTGCATTTCTTCTTTCAGTTTTGTTTGGGCTTCAGCTTCTCTGTCAGCCAGAAGAAGGGCCCTGATGATGCGTCGGTTTTCAAGGGCTGCGGGTTCTTTATAATGGTGTTTTTTCTGTATTTCATTCAGCCGGGACAAAAACAGTTCTGCATTTTTGCCTGCTTCAAGGCGGGTCTCGGTGGCACGGATAAGAAGATCCCTGTACCAGGAGGGGTCTGTACCGGTTTTTATCCATGAGAGGGTCTGCTCCTCGTTCATTTCAGGGCCCATAAGGGCTGCAATACGAAGGGCTATGATTCGTTTGATTCTTTTTGGTCGCTGAAAATTATAGCGACGCAGGTCTGACTGTAAAATGATCTGTGTTTCAGGATTCAGTCGGGAATCCGGATGGATGGCAAAGGGAAAAGTTTTGGGGATCTGGTTTATAATGTCAAGGGCTTCTTCCTGAAAGCCTCCAGTGTAAAGGGCCTCTGCAAGGGAAGTGAGGCGGCTTTCAAAGCTTTTCCCCGAATATCTGGCTTTAAGCGCTTCATGCCATTCTTTCATCAGCTCATGATATAATCTTAAAACCTGATTTTTTTCTCCTGTTTCAGAATAAATCCTGAGAATATAGATTTTTGCAATGGAGCGTCCTGTGCCTGGCTGGGACCAGTCTTCGCGGGCCAGGAAAACGGTATGGCTCATATCCTGAGCTTCTTCAGTTCCGGGCAGAGGCCTGGAGAGAGGTGTAAAATCAATCATGCTTTCCATGGCAGAGGCAATGCTCAGGGCTGTTTCATAATCCTTTTCCTGTATTGCCACCTGGGCGGTCTGCCGGAGATTATGAAAGATATCCAGATGGTTTTTATCCGGTACAATACCCTGTTTCACTTGTTTTTCCGCCTTTTTGAAATATTTTACAGCAGCTTTGTACCGGCCCTTAATCTGGTAAAAATCCATCATATGAAGCGTAAAGTAAATGCTGTTTCTTTCCTTGCGAGGGAAGCTTTGTTTCAGTCTGTAAAAAAGCGTATCGGCTTTTTTTTCCTGACCGACATCCACAAGATAGCTGTGGCAGGCCTTGTAGATCCTGAATCTGGCTTCTAAGTCCAGGCGTGTATCTGCCACATGCAGGGCAGCCTCTGCTTCATCCCGGCTGAGCAGAAGACGGGCGAGCAGTTCATTGTAAAGGGGGTGCTGTTCAAAATCAGGGATTCTGTAAAGTATGCGCCATGCATAGCTTGCAGGTGAGGCATCGGAGATATGGAAAAGGGCTGCCCTTGCGGCATTGTCATTGCCGGGAATATCTTCAGGATGCAGGGGGATATCTGCGGGAAGGGGGTGAAGGTTGTCCAGGGCAAGACGGTTCGGGCTGAGATCATTTTTGGGCAGGGGACTGTGGGCACAGGCAGATAAAAGCATAATGCCTGTAATTATGAAGGAGAGTCTCAGGCACTTCATGGCGCTTTTCCCTTTGGGTCAATATAAAAAAAAGCTGCTTCTATAAAGGTCTGACGGCAGTCCGGGCATTTGCCGGGTTTTGAGAAGCGCTTTCTGTCCGAAAAGGTGTATCCGCATCCCTGACACCGGGCAGGAATCTGGCTGAGCTTGAGCTTCATGGGCTTCAGACTTTTTTCCACATGGGGCAGTTCTTTTAGAATTTCTTTTTCCGGCAGCCTGAGTTCAAGGGAAAGATCCCGAAGGTTATGGGGTTGGGAGAGAAGCAGAGATCGGATTTTCTGCCTCGGGGTGTGGTTTTCCATATTGATCTGTCCGTTTTTACAGGGGGGCGGGCCGTCTTAAGGACGACCCGCACGGATTCAAAGCTGTTCCATCAGTTTCTGGATAACCTTTTGCAGATCCCTTGTAAAACCGGAATCTTTGCGTGCAATGGGAGTTCCTTCATCACAGGCATCCACAACCTTTGCATCGTAGGGCAGAGTGCCGAGAAAAGCAATACCAGTTGCCATTGCAGTGGTTTCACCACCACCGGTTTTGAACAGGGCAATGCGTTTATTGCAGTGGGGGCAGTCAAAGGGCCCCATATTTTCCACAAGGCCTGCAATTTTCAGATTTACGGTTTTGCAGAAATTGATGGATTTGCGTACATCAGCAAGGGCCACTTCCTGGGGCGTTGTAACAACAATGGCTTTGGCATCGGGCACACTCTGTACAACGGTCAGGGGTTCATCTCCTGTACCCGGAGGGGCATCAATGATCAGAAAATCCAGATCTCCCCATTCCACTGAAGTAATGAACTGCTGAATCATGCCGGACTTGGCAGGACCGCGCCAGATTACAGCCTGATCCTTGTCCTGCATCAGGGACTGCATGGAAATAACTCCGAGATTTTTGCCACCATTGGCGGGAATGAGCTGCTTGGTTTCGGAAACATCCAGAAGCCCTGATAGTCCCATCATCTGAGCAATGCTCGGGCCATGGAGATCCACATCCATCAGTCCGGTTTTAAATCCTTTTTCTGCCAGGGAGACGGCGAGGTTGGTGGCGACTGAGCTTTTGCCAACGCCGCCCTTACCACTCATGACCAGAAGCTTATGGCGGATTCTGCCAAGGGATGCTTTCATCATGGCGTCTTTTTCTTCGGCGTGATTCTTTTTTTTCTGGTCAGGCATTTTTTCGTGAATCATGGTGTTTCCTCCTGCGTTTCTTATATTTTTAAGTATCTCGGTCAGATTTGACTGAAAAATCCAGCGATCCTCACGTGCAGCAGCTGTGGTGTGCCTCAGAAGCCGATAAAATGGCACAGAGATTTTTTGCACTCTCCTGCCTTAATCTGCCATGGCAGAAAAGCATGCATGGCAGAAAGGGTTTTATTGCCTCCCATTAAAAGCGTCAACAGAATAATTTTGAGATAATGCTCATAAGCTTGCTTGCTGTAGTTTTTTCAAAGATGAAGGGGGTAAAAGACTGAGGCGGAAAAGGGAGGTGTCCATGGGTGATGCTGATTCAACATGGCGGATGCGCAGTCGCAGGCTGTGCTCTTTGTTTTCAATCTGCCAGATGCGGGGTTTCGTATGCAGGGAGGTGAGGGTATAGACCACATGGTTTCTTTGCAGTCGTTCCAGTCGCAGGAGATCCCCTCTGGTATCCAGAAAAAGGCGTGCCTGGGCGCGGCGGCCATTCATCAGGAGGAAGGTGGAAGGGCCTTCTGAAACTACGGCTGTCCACTCAGGCAGGGGAACTTCTCCTGACAGCAGAAGGGAAAGTTCGTTCATATCCAGATGGATGCCCAGCAATCTGCGGGTGAGTGCTTCAAGGGAGTTTGCCCTTTGCAGTTTTCCCGATTCCATATCCCGGATATGTACATGGCCGGGTGCTGCGGTCATTTCCAGAAAAGGTGCTCCCATGGGTGTAAGTACTGCCATGCGGAGTCCCCTGTTAAGGGATACGGCATAGGCCAGCTGAAGGCTGCCCCCCGGTGGCAGAGAATCAGGCAGTGTTAGTATGGCCCGTCCTTTGAAGTTTTCAGGGATATTATGTTCCGCCCTGAGGATTTCCGGAAGATTCTCAGGGTCCATGGCAGCAGGCCTGTGCATGCTGCATGCTGTAATACATATTAGGAAAGTCATTGCTGCAATGGTTCGGATGGTACGATATCCCGCAGGGGAAGGCAGATCAGGGTTTTTCATGGAAGTGTCTCTGTTTTTTGGGAAAGGGCTTCCATTTTTTCCCGTACTTCGGGATCATCCTTAAATTGAAGGGATTTTTTATAGGCCTCCACAGCGGCATTAATTTTTCCGAGGCTGCGGTAGGCGTCGCCCAGGTGATCCAGAATAACCGGATCTTCCGGTAGGAGCCGGGCGGCTTTTTCGAGGTAGGGAAGGGCCTTCTCCGGCTTTCCCTGCTTGAAGTAGACCCATCCCATACTGTCTGTGATATAACCGTCTCCGGGTTTCAGCTCCATGGCCCTGCGGATCATGGCTTCGGCCTCATCCAGACGTATTTCCATCTCCGTCAGGGTGTAGCCCAGATAGTTCAGGGCATTGGCATGGTCCGGGTTTTGTTCGATGAGGATTGCCATTTGTTCCATGGCTTCCTCTTTTTTATCCATCCTGTCAAGGACAACGCCCAGCCTGTAGCGGATATGGTGATCTTCCGGGTCTTTTTCAAGGCTGTCTATAAAAATATCGGCCGCATCTTCAAGGCGATCCGCCTCCTCATAAAAGGCTCCGAGGTAGAGCCGCAGGGTGGCATCATCTGGGTTGATGGAATGGGCTTTTTCCAGTATTTCGATACCTTTGTCTGTGTTGCCGCTCTGGCTGTCAATGTAGGCAAGGTGAATGACAGCTTTACGGAAGACGGGATTAGCAGGATCAATGGAAGCATAGAAGCTGCGGGCTTTTTCCCTGTTTCCCATTTCTTCATGTACAAGACCCAGTGCATAGCTGATTTCTCCGTTTTCAGGTTCCTGGCTACGGAGTCCTTCCAGAAGAAAAATGGCATCTTTATATCTTTTGTTTTCCGCAAAAACGGAAAAAATTCTTCTGATCACCTCTTCCCGTGTCTCATCCAGATTAAGGAGAGCCATGACTTCCATGGCTGCATCATTCCTGCCGGTCTGATACAGAAAGAGGGCATAGTCCATTCGTATTTCAACGGATTCCGGGTTCATTGTCAGAAGATCCGTGTAGGCCTGCTGTATGGCCGTGACCTCGGGGTTGTTTTCTCTCGGGGGCAGAAGAATTTTCTTACCCTTTTCCAGATGGTTGGTATCTTCAAGCTGGGGATTGAGAGCCATGACCTGTATGCGAAGGGCTGGTGTCGGTCTGCCGGAATGTTTTGCCAGGAGGGCATCCAGAGTATCACCTTTTTTGATTTCTACGGAAAGGGAGCGGGTCAGGCGCTGGCTCAGGATCTTGATACGCTCCAGATAGGGCTCCAGAAGATTCGGGGCTTTTTCAATGACAGTATCAAAACTTTCAAGGGCCTCATCTTCTCTTCCTAGGAGTACAAGGAGCTGGCCCAGATAATAATATCCTGCATAATTATCCGGATGCCGTGTAATGAGATTTCTGTAAACGGTTTCAGCCTTTGCAGTTTCCTTCTGTGCCAGATAAAGATTTCCGAGAATCAGATAAATGCGCTCCCTGTCCGGATCAAGCGCAATGACTTTTTCATAGATGGGAATGAGTTCTTTGATATCCTGTTCCAGCATCTGCTGTATGCCCGCAAGGACGATAAGGGTTTCCGGATCGTCAGGGTCCAGCTCCAGAGACTTTCTGATGGCCTGCAGGGCAGCCTGGGGCTGTCCTGTGCGTACAAGGATGGCAGCCAGTTCCCGCTGGAGAAAGGCGGATTCAGAGTCCAGTGCAGCTGCCTGCCTGAGAAATCCTATGGCCTCCAGAGGTCGGTTCCGGTTCAGTCGGATCTGCGCCTCTGTGTAATAATAGTAGGGAGATTCCGATGCTCTGGGTGCAGGAGTGATGATGGTCACTGTTTCGTTTAGTGAAACCGGGGCGGCAGGTTCTGTCGCCTGCTGGCCGGGAGATCTGGATGCGCAGGCTGACAGCAGGAATAGCAGGAGTGTTATCAGACAAAGGTAAAGGCTGCCTTTAATGGAAAATTTTGTTTGCAGATCAAAGATTGGGGCTGAGGAAGAAGTCTGCATACAGCTCTTTGCTTTCATGGGAGTTTGGTTTTGATTGTGTGGGATCTGCGGTTAATAACCGCAGACCTTTTTTCTTTCCGGAACAGAATAACTGAGGTATTTCAGGAAAGGTCCGATGTGTAGATATCAAAATCAGGAAGTTCTTTTTGAAAATAGACCTGCATTTTTTTGATGATTCCCGTTTCAATCTGTCGGACCCTTTCCCTTGAAATACCATAGGTTTCACCAATTTCCTGAAGGGTGACAGGTTCATCGGAAAAAATCCGTTTTTCAAAAATTTCAAGCTCTCTTTTGTTCAGCTGGGATGTGAAGGAAGCAATTTTTTCATGGAGCATGTTTTCAATCTGTTTGCGTGCGACCTCATCTTCTGCAGAAACAGCATCGGATCCGAGAAAGGACATGCGGTCTGTATCCGAGTCATCCCTTACCGGAGCATCCAGTGAGAGATCCCATGAGTCCAGGCGCTGATCCATGTCAATGACTTCCTTCTGGGAAACCCCCAGACGTTCAGCCAGCAGTTTGGGTTTGGGGTCAAAACCCTGATCAATGAGGTTCTGTTTTTCTTTTTTCAGTTTGAAGAAAAGTTTGCGCTGGCCCTGGGTCGTTCCGATTTTGACAAGACGCCAGTTATCCATGATGAATTTGAGAATATAGGCCTTGATCCAGAAGGATGCATAATAGGAAAACTTGACGCCTTTATATGGGTCAAATTTACGAACTGCCTGCATCAGGCCGATGTTACCTTCCTGAATCAAATCCAGAAGGTTCTGCATCCATACCCGTTGAAATTCCATGGCAATTTTAACCACAAGCCTCAGGTTGGCTGTGGTGAGCATGTAGGCGGCCTCGGGATCATTGTCTTCCTGTACCCTGCGTCCCAGCTCAACCTCTTCTTCTCTGGTCAGCAGTTTATAGCGGCTGATTTCAGAAAGATAACTCTGAAGAGGATCTATTTTGGCAAGGGCCCTGGTTGTTTCCTGTCGTGGAACGGGCAGATTTTTTTTTGTGGTGTTTTTTTGTGTTTTTTTATCTTCTGTCATTGTGGCACTTCCAGATGGTCGGTTAAGCTTTGCTGATGCGTTCCGGGGCTGCCGGGATGACTGTCATCCAGGTTCATAAAGGGGCAAAAGCCTCGGGCTTTCCCGGAAAGTATATCATCCCATGCCTGAATAAAGATGTAAACCTTGCAGGGGTATTTTCATGAACAATCATTTTGTTTTTATAATTTTTGAGTAACTTGTTATTCCTCAAAAATCACCTTTTTTTTGTATTCAGGCTCTTTTTTCTGGACAAGGTGGAAACCCTCTGCTAAAAGGTCTTTTCGTTAAGCGCCAGTAGCTCAGCTGGATAGAGCAACGGACTTCTAATCCGTAGGTCGGGAGTTCGAATCTTCCCTGGCGCGCCAAGTGCCTTTTAAAGAAAGCTTCTGAAAGCCTTTAAAATGGGCGGGAATAACTCAGTGGTAGAGTGCAACCTTGCCAAGGTTGAAGTCGCGGGTTCAAATCCCGTTTCCCGCTCCACTTAATTGTTTTTTATTTTACCCCCCCCTTATGCGGGAATAACTCAGTGGTAGAGTGCAACCTTGCCAAGGTTGAAGTCGCGGGTTCAAATCCCGTTTCCCGCTCCATTATGATAATAAAGGGCCATCTTTAAAAAGGTGGCCTTTTTTATATTTTCTGATCTTCATTATATTTCAGCTGTTTATATTTTAACCATGCCGGAAAATCCGGGCAGCTTTAACTGCTTTTTCCCACCCTCTGCATCGTCTGGCTGCATCTTCATCTGCCATGGAGGGCAGAAAGCACTGGCGTTTTCCCTGTTCGTGAATGTCTTCCGGGTTTTTCCAGAATCCCAGCGCAAGGCCTGCCAAGTGGGCAGCGCCCATGGCTGTTGTTTCTATGCAGGCAGGTCTTTCTACGCAAATTCCTAGAATATCACTTTGAAACTGCATGAGAAAGCTGTTTTCCGCAGCTCCGCCGTCCACTTTAAGTACAGGAATGGAGATGCCAGCATCCTTTTCCATGGCCAGAAGTACATCCCGGCTCTGGTAGGCAAGGGATTCCAGGGTAGCCCTGATAAAATGCTCCTTGCTGCATCCCCGTGTGAGGCCAAAAACAGCACCCCTTGCTTCCGCATCCCAGTGGGGCGTTCCCAGACCCACAAAGGCAGGGACCACATAAACGCCTGAGGTATCCCCGACTTTTTTGGCATAGTTCTCGGAATCCTTGGCATTTCTGAACATGCGCAGGCCATCCCTCAGCCACTGAATGGCGGAGCCTGCCACAAAAACTGAACCTTCGAGGGCATACTGTACCTTGCCATCGATTTCCCAGGCAATGGTGGTAAGCAGGCCGCTTTTGCTTTCAACGACTTTTTCCCCTGTGTTCATAAGCATGAAACAGCCAGTACCGTAGGTGTTTTTGGCCATGCCCGGAGTATGACAGCCCTGACCGAAAAGAGCTGCCTGCTGATCACCTGCCATACCTGCAATGGGCAGCATGTGACCGAATAAGGTTTCCGGAAGGCTGTGGCCGCATACCCCCGAGGACGGAACGATTTTGGGCAGCATGGATGAAGGAATATCAAGGATGGACAGAAGTTCGTGGTCCCATTTTTTATCGTGTATATTCAGTAGTGTCCGGTTAGGTTTTTGCATGAAAAAAAGTTTTAATTTTAGGAGTTACGCAGTTGATGTTTTTACCGGTTCCATTTAAGGTTTAAAGATTATGAATCCACCAAAATTTTCTGAATATGATTACATGGCTTTTTTGACAGCAAGTCCCAAAATTTTTACCTGCACAGAGGTTGAGAGAGTTTTACAGGAGCAAAAAAATGCTCCTGCGCATGATTCCATCAATCGACTTCTTCACAGGCTTACGCCTTCAGCATCGGCTCTTCGTAATGAAGCAATTCAGCACGTTATTTTGAAAAAGGGTGTGCTGGTTCTTGACGACTCAACACTGGACAAACTGTACGCTCAACATATTGAGCTGGTATCCAGGCATTGGTCAGGAAAGCACCACGCCGTTGTAAAAGGCATTAATTTGATTACGCTTTTATGGACGGACGGTGATCGTATCATCCCCTGTGATTATAGGATTTATAATAAAGAACAGGATGGTAAAACTAAAAATGATCACTTCTCCGATATGCTTTTAAAAGCTAAAAATCAAGGATTTGAGCCATCATACGTTTTATTTGACAGTTGGTATTCCGGTCTTGAGAATCTCAAAGTGATTCGAAAATATGGATGGTATTGGCTGACCCGGCTCAAATCCAACCGCCTGGTGAATCCTGACGGTAAAACCAATGTGCCTGTTTCATCTGTACACGCCACTGAAACAGGAAAAGTGGTTCACCTTAAAGGGTTCGGTTTTATTAAGCTTTTTGGGATTACAGGCAAAGATGGAACAATTGAATACTGGGCAACAAACCATCTTGATATGGATGATCTTAAGCGACTTCAACTGTCTGAATTTTCATGGAAAATCGAAGAGTATCATCGTAACCTTAAACAGTTCTGTGGAGTGGAACGCTCTCATGTAAGAGCTGCCAAAGCTCAAAGAAATCATATCGGACTTGCAATAAGGACATTCTTGCGTTTTTCGGTCTTCAGTTTCAAGACAGGCCTCAGCTGTTTTGAACTCAAATACAGAATTATCAGGGATGCTGTCAGGAAATATATGGAGCACCCAGCTTGGACTTTTGAGGCAACTGCGTAACTCCTAATTCCTAAAAATGGCTGGAAGCCTCTGTACGAATCCGAAAACAAGGGTAAAGACGGGAATGGCAAAGAATGGGCAGAGGTCTGTTTCGTTCCCAATAAAATTGCCAATAAAAAGAATGGTAGAGAGTATCGATATCTTGTAACCCGTGAAATTATCGTGGAACAAGGAGAATTCCCTGGCATGGAAGAAGAAAAAGAATACCCTTTTCCAACGACAATAATGGATGGCAAAAATTATAAGATTTTCGGTATTGTAACCAATATGGATTGGGAAGGAGAAAAACTGATTCAGTGGCTTTACAAGCGCTGTGGGGAAAGCGAAGAGATTCATCGAGCCATGAAAGAAGATTTTGCAGGTGGTCGCCTGCCCTCTTCCAACCTGGGCGAAAATGCTGCCTGGTGGTGGATTATGATTCTATCGATGAATCTTCATGTGGCCATGAAAAAGCTGGCTCTGGGGGAAAATTGGCTCACGAAGAAGATGAAAATCATTCGTTTTAACCTGATTCATATCCCGGCCCATGTCTATGAAAAGGCATCTGCCTTGATCATACGATGTAAAAGATCTGTGGGTTGGATGATGGAAATAAGAAAAAGACTAAGCCTTTTAAAGGCTTAGACCAGCCTGACTCAGTACCAAGGCAGAAGAATAGTTTTTAGATTGTTRACTCAAAAGGGATAGCTACGCCAAAAAAATCTGTGTATTGATTTTTTCTGAGTGTTGCGTCTCATATTTGAGAATTATTCCTCATAAATAATTATTTTTGAATCCTCACCGCCCCGTTGAGGGCTGAAAAAAGCCTCCCGAAACACCACAGGAGGGGTGTGGATTAATTTGATGGAGGATTTGGGTTCCTATGCAGAGCTTGACAAGAGGGCCAATGCGGCGGCAGCAAAACTTTTGGAAAAGGGCCTGCCAGCCAACAGCATCGTTGCTGTGGCTGCGGACCGATCCGTCTGGGCCGTGGCAGCCATGCTGGCCGCACTCCGGGCCGGAGCCGCCTATGTGGCCATTGATCCGGCGTATCCTGAAGAAAGAAAAAACTTTATCCTTGAAGATACGGCGGCGGATTTTCTTCTGGGTTCTTCGGAAAGCCTGCAGGCCTTTGGCTTTACGGGTGAAAGTATGGCCATGGATCAGCCGGGTATGGAAAAAGGAGCAAGGGACCCCGGCAGGGCTGCGGGCGGTCATCAGCTGGCCTACCTCATCTTTACCTCCGGTTCAACGGGTCAACCCAAGGGAGTGGCCATAGAGCACCATTCCATGGTCAATTTCATCCACTGGTATGCCACCCACCACGGCATAGGCAAAGATTCCAGCACCGCCGCCTTTGCCGCCTTCAGCTTTGATGTATCCGTGGTGCAGATTTTTGCCCCCCTCACCGCTGGTGGCACCCTGCACATCATCCCGGAACAGCTCCGCCTTTCTCCGCCGGAACTGGATGCCTACTTCATGACAGAAAACATCAGCCATGCCCATTTCCCCACCCAGTTTGCGGAACAGTTCATGCGCATGGTTGAGGGCCGCTCCCTGAAAACCCTTGTGGTGGGTGGCGACCGCCTCAGCCGCTACCGYATCGGTSCCTACAGGCTCACCAATGAATACGGCCCCAGCGAAACCACCATGGCCTGCCTCAGCTATGATGTACCCGCCGTCATGGAAAGACCACCCGTGGGCTCACCCGTGGCCAACTACCGGGTGTATATACTGGACAGCCGGGGCAGACTGGCACCCATCGGCATGCCCGGAGAAATCTGCGTGGCAGGAGCCGGTGTGGCAAGGGGCTACCACAACCGGCCGGAGCTTACGGAAAAAKGCTTTGTTCCGGACCCCTTTGYAGCGGGAGAACGCATGTACCGCACCGGAGACCGGGGCCGATGGCTCAGCAGTGGTGTGGTGGAATTCATGGACCGGCTGGATTTTCAGGTAAAAATCCGGGGATTCCGCATTGAGCCTGCCGAAATCGCCCGACGCATGCAGGAGGTGGAAGGAYTGCTGGAAAGTGTGGTCATAGCCCGGGAGGAAGGTTCCGGCAACAAGGTGCTGGTGGCTTATTTCACGGCAAAGGAAAATCTGGCTTCCGAAACCGTGAAARSCTATCTCCGCTCCGTACTGCCGGAATACATGATTCCCGTTCATTTTGTGCGCCTTGATTCCATGCCCCTCAATGTCAACGGCAAGATTGACCGCAAAAAACTGCCTGCTCCGGAACTGGCTGAMCCGTCGTCCACCGCAGGGCCCCTTGAAGCCCGCACGGAAAAGGAGAAAAAAATTCTTGCCTGCTGGGAAGAGGTGCTGGGCCACAGAAACTTCAGCCCCCTTGATTCCTTCTTTGAAATCGGCGGAGATTCCCTCAGCGCCATCGCCCTTCTGGCGGGTTTAAGCGAATATTTCGACATTTCCGCATCGGACATCTTTGCCCATCCGTCCTTTGCAGAACAGACAAAACGTTTCAGGGAAGTCAGCGSTGGCAGGGCCAGCCGTCTGCTGCGCCTTCAGGAGATGATCCGGCCCCTGCCCGAAGACCCGGCCTTTGCCCCTGAACAGCAAGGCTACGCAGAAGCCAGAAGCCGCATCTCCATGCTGGATACCCGTACCGTCCGTTTTCCGGAACATCTGCTTCTCACGGGGGCCACGGGTACCCTGGGAGTGGATCTTCTCAAAGAACTCCTCTCGGAAACATCCGCCCGCATCACAGCCCTGATAAGGGCCGGATCTACGGAAGAGGGAAGAAAACGCCTTGCCTCCATCTATCACCAGCGTTTTCAGGAGGATATCAGCCTTCTTGCCGGAGACAGACTGAGGGTGCTGCCTGCGGATCTGGAGAAAGGATATTTCGGCATGGACGAAGCCTCCTTTACGGCCCTTGCCATGGACGTGGATGCCATACTGCATTCCGCTGCCCTCACCCGCCATTATGGTGCATGGGAGGAATTTGCGGAAGCCAATGTGGACAGTGTCCGCCATATCATGGATTTTGCCAAAACAGGCAAGGACAAGGAGCTGCACCATGTCTCCACCACTTCCATAGCAGCGGGCAAGGTGGAAGGCCGCAGCCGCATGCTGTTTTCTGAACTGGATCTGGATAAGGGACAAAGGGCCGATAACTTCTATGTAAAATCCAAATTTGAGGCGGAAAAACTCCTGCATGGGGCCCGGAAGGAAGGGCTTGCCGTCCGAATTTACAGGGCAGGCAACATTACCTGCGATTCCCTTACCGGGGCCCTGCAGCGCAATGTGGAAGACAACGCCTTTTACCAGCAGGTGAGGGCCTATGTGAACCTTGGAGCCGCACCGGACATGATGGATACCCGCAACATGACCTTTGTGGATCAGGCGGCAAAGGCCATCGTACTTCTCATGGGCAGACCGGGACTTTCCGGCCAGACCTTCCACATCCAGAATCCCCTTCTGCTCCAACTCTCCACAGCCCTTGCCGACCCGGCTCTGGAACTTTCCTGCCAGGCCACATCCTTTAGGGATTTCATTTCCTTTGTGGCAGATCATGCGGGACATAAGGGCTTTGAAGAATACGTGGAACGCCTGCTGCTCCATTCGGGATGGCAGGACTGGCTGCAGAATCCAGCCCAGACTGCCGCAGAAATCCGTGCGGACCGCACCGCAGACATTCTTTCCCTTCTGGGCTTTACCTGGAAAACACCGGGCCCAGATGATCTCAGGGGCTTTATCCGCCATGCCCTGAAAGACCGCATACGCATGCTGCAAGCACTTGCCCCCTTCTCTTCCCTGAAGGAAGAAAGTCTCTTTACACTGGCCTGCCGCATGAAACCGGAATCCTTTGGCGGAGAAGATCGGCTTCAGACCGAAGGCCAGCCCATAGATGCCCTGCGATTTGTCATGGATGGTATTGTGGAAACCTACCGACACAACCGCAGCGGCTGGATCGGCACCGTTCGGGTAGCCGGTCCCGGAGCCTGCACAGGGGAAGAGGCCCTGCCACCGGGCAGAAATCCCGGAGCAGGCAGTACGGTGGAAGCCATAGAACCTGTCTTTGCCTTCTCCGTATCCCTTGAAGACATGCGCAGTCTCATCCGAAAAGACCCGGATCTTGGGTTCATG includes:
- a CDS encoding IS701 family transposase; the protein is MNPPKFSEYDYMAFLTASPKIFTCTEVERVLQEQKNAPAHDSINRLLHRLTPSASALRNEAIQHVILKKGVLVLDDSTLDKLYAQHIELVSRHWSGKHHAVVKGINLITLLWTDGDRIIPCDYRIYNKEQDGKTKNDHFSDMLLKAKNQGFEPSYVLFDSWYSGLENLKVIRKYGWYWLTRLKSNRLVNPDGKTNVPVSSVHATETGKVVHLKGFGFIKLFGITGKDGTIEYWATNHLDMDDLKRLQLSEFSWKIEEYHRNLKQFCGVERSHVRAAKAQRNHIGLAIRTFLRFSVFSFKTGLSCFELKYRIIRDAVRKYMEHPAWTFEATA
- a CDS encoding transposase; the encoded protein is MEEEKEYPFPTTIMDGKNYKIFGIVTNMDWEGEKLIQWLYKRCGESEEIHRAMKEDFAGGRLPSSNLGENAAWWWIMILSMNLHVAMKKLALGENWLTKKMKIIRFNLIHIPAHVYEKASALIIRCKRSVGWMMEIRKRLSLLKA
- a CDS encoding amino acid adenylation domain-containing protein; amino-acid sequence: MEDLGSYAELDKRANAAAAKLLEKGLPANSIVAVAADRSVWAVAAMLAALRAGAAYVAIDPAYPEERKNFILEDTAADFLLGSSESLQAFGFTGESMAMDQPGMEKGARDPGRAAGGHQLAYLIFTSGSTGQPKGVAIEHHSMVNFIHWYATHHGIGKDSSTAAFAAFSFDVSVVQIFAPLTAGGTLHIIPEQLRLSPPELDAYFMTENISHAHFPTQFAEQFMRMVEGRSLKTLVVGGDRLSRYRIGXYRLTNEYGPSETTMACLSYDVPAVMERPPVGSPVANYRVYILDSRGRLAPIGMPGEICVAGAGVARGYHNRPELTEKXFVPDPFXAGERMYRTGDRGRWLSSGVVEFMDRLDFQVKIRGFRIEPAEIARRMQEVEGLLESVVIAREEGSGNKVLVAYFTAKENLASETVKXYLRSVLPEYMIPVHFVRLDSMPLNVNGKIDRKKLPAPELAXPSSTAGPLEARTEKEKKILACWEEVLGHRNFSPLDSFFEIGGDSLSAIALLAGLSEYFDISASDIFAHPSFAEQTKRFREVSXGRASRLLRLQEMIRPLPEDPAFAPEQQGYAEARSRISMLDTRTVRFPEHLLLTGATGTLGVDLLKELLSETSARITALIRAGSTEEGRKRLASIYHQRFQEDISLLAGDRLRVLPADLEKGYFGMDEASFTALAMDVDAILHSAALTRHYGAWEEFAEANVDSVRHIMDFAKTGKDKELHHVSTTSIAAGKVEGRSRMLFSELDLDKGQRADNFYVKSKFEAEKLLHGARKEGLAVRIYRAGNITCDSLTGALQRNVEDNAFYQQVRAYVNLGAAPDMMDTRNMTFVDQAAKAIVLLMGRPGLSGQTFHIQNPLLLQLSTALADPALELSCQATSFRDFISFVADHAGHKGFEEYVERLLLHSGWQDWLQNPAQTAAEIRADRTADILSLLGFTWKTPGPDDLRGFIRHALKDRIRMLQALAPFSSLKEESLFTLACRMKPESFGGEDRLQTEGQPIDALRFVMDGIVETYRHNRSGWIGTVRVAGPGACTGEEALPPGRNPGAGSTVEAIEPVFAFSVSLEDMRSLIRKDPDLGFMLLEIASGKNDQAERLFVAV